A genomic segment from Modestobacter roseus encodes:
- a CDS encoding ComF family protein, which yields MGTTPSGRLGDAARTLADLVLPRTCAGCAVPGPVLCVRCRVLLARPRLAQPRRHPPGFPPTVAAGAYAGPVRPAVVAFKEHGRAELAVPLGTALALSVVVVLAGLARPPDAGAPVLLVPVPRSAAAVRARGRDHVRELAGRAVAELRAAGVPASTVPLLRRPRGAVDSAGLGARDRQANLAGRFAARRRPAPSGVLVLVDDVVTSGATLTEAARALRAVARHGRSADTPVLAAVVAATPRRTATPGAVPSAGAFTVRG from the coding sequence ATGGGCACGACGCCGTCCGGCCGGCTGGGGGACGCCGCCCGGACGCTGGCCGACCTGGTGCTGCCCCGGACCTGTGCCGGCTGCGCGGTCCCCGGGCCGGTGCTGTGCGTGCGCTGCCGGGTGCTGCTGGCCCGCCCCCGGCTGGCCCAGCCGCGTCGGCACCCCCCGGGCTTCCCGCCCACCGTCGCCGCGGGCGCCTACGCCGGGCCGGTCCGCCCGGCGGTGGTCGCGTTCAAGGAGCACGGGCGCGCGGAGCTGGCCGTACCGCTGGGCACCGCGCTGGCGCTGTCGGTCGTCGTCGTGCTCGCCGGCCTGGCGCGACCGCCGGACGCCGGGGCGCCGGTCCTGCTCGTGCCGGTGCCGAGGTCGGCGGCGGCGGTCCGGGCCCGCGGCCGGGACCACGTGCGCGAGCTGGCCGGCCGCGCGGTGGCCGAACTGCGCGCCGCAGGCGTGCCGGCGTCGACCGTCCCGCTGCTGCGGCGACCCCGGGGAGCCGTGGACAGCGCGGGGCTGGGGGCGCGCGACCGGCAGGCCAACCTGGCCGGCCGGTTCGCCGCCCGGAGGCGGCCGGCGCCCTCCGGTGTCCTGGTCCTGGTCGACGACGTGGTCACCAGCGGGGCCACCCTGACCGAGGCAGCCCGGGCGCTGCGGGCGGTGGCACGGCACGGCCGGTCGGCCGACACGCCCGTGCTCGCGGCGGTCGTCGCCGCGACCCCGCGGCGCACCGCGACCCCTGGGGCGGTGCCCTCAGCAGGGGCCTTCACCGTGCGTGGCTGA
- a CDS encoding LpqB family beta-propeller domain-containing protein, whose translation MTAPRRCAALLSLLAVLLLAGCSTVPSSSPTVRITQVAQPPSGDVGVEPFGPVAGATPEEVVRGFIEASASPARNHPVARQYLAAGAAESWSDADGVTIISRDYAAVRTQPGTVEVTASQVGTVDRRGVFTIAGDEPYNRSFTLVEEDGEWRITDPPPGLVMLQPDFERTYDQLDAFFLDPTRSRVVPDPRYLVSGDAQLNLLVERLIAGPAPTLAAGVENPLAGAELRSAVEVSGQTATVDLTWPDQVTDTTLEAAAGQLVWTLVRAGLGAVEVLRDGQPLDVADLPVTQTIDDWVRLDPDYAPADAVGHYLADGALRRATDGEPAPGPAGEGVYGLQSAAITTDREGALGLTAGVSTTVSPTGAPATLFAGPYGGEMAPVLGGPGFTPPTSAGPRAEVWTVRDGTEVVRLAAGGAPQTVSATTLAGLGRATAFELSPDGVRAAVVIQGPDGGRLYVGTVVRDEEAVSVRDLRSIAPSLRQVTDVAWRSADALVVLAAAAGEERAVPWSVDVDGWALTQLATAGLPGDRTGLAAAPGRPLLVSADGTIWQLVSGTWVTPIRSAGPLAGAAPFYPL comes from the coding sequence GTGACCGCGCCGCGGCGGTGCGCCGCCCTGCTGAGCCTGCTGGCGGTCCTCCTGCTGGCCGGCTGCAGCACCGTGCCGAGCAGCTCACCCACCGTGCGGATCACCCAGGTGGCCCAGCCACCCAGCGGGGACGTCGGCGTGGAGCCCTTCGGGCCGGTGGCCGGAGCCACGCCGGAGGAGGTCGTCCGCGGGTTCATCGAGGCCAGCGCCAGCCCGGCCCGCAACCACCCGGTGGCTCGGCAGTACCTGGCGGCCGGCGCCGCGGAGTCCTGGTCCGACGCCGACGGCGTCACGATCATCAGCCGCGACTACGCGGCGGTGCGCACCCAGCCGGGCACCGTGGAGGTGACCGCGTCCCAGGTGGGCACCGTCGATCGGCGGGGGGTGTTCACCATCGCCGGCGACGAGCCGTACAACCGGTCGTTCACCCTCGTCGAGGAGGACGGGGAGTGGCGGATCACCGACCCACCGCCCGGGCTGGTCATGCTGCAGCCGGACTTCGAGCGCACCTACGACCAGCTCGACGCCTTCTTCCTCGACCCCACGCGCAGCCGGGTCGTGCCCGACCCCCGCTACCTGGTCTCCGGGGACGCCCAGCTCAACCTCCTGGTGGAACGGCTGATCGCCGGCCCGGCACCGACCCTCGCGGCCGGGGTGGAGAACCCGCTGGCGGGTGCGGAGCTGCGCAGCGCCGTCGAGGTGTCCGGGCAGACGGCGACGGTCGACCTCACCTGGCCGGACCAGGTCACCGACACGACGCTGGAGGCCGCGGCCGGCCAGCTGGTCTGGACCCTGGTCCGGGCCGGGCTGGGGGCGGTCGAGGTGCTCCGGGACGGCCAGCCGCTGGACGTCGCCGACCTGCCCGTCACCCAGACCATCGACGACTGGGTGCGGCTGGACCCGGACTACGCGCCGGCCGACGCCGTCGGGCACTACCTGGCCGACGGCGCGCTCCGCCGGGCCACCGACGGCGAGCCGGCGCCGGGCCCGGCCGGGGAGGGCGTCTACGGGCTCCAGTCCGCGGCGATCACCACCGACCGGGAGGGCGCGCTGGGGCTGACGGCGGGGGTCTCCACCACGGTGTCCCCGACGGGTGCGCCGGCCACCCTGTTCGCCGGGCCCTACGGCGGGGAGATGGCGCCGGTGCTCGGCGGCCCGGGGTTCACCCCGCCGACCAGCGCCGGTCCGCGCGCGGAGGTCTGGACCGTCCGCGACGGCACCGAGGTGGTCCGGCTCGCCGCCGGAGGCGCCCCGCAGACGGTCAGCGCGACGACGCTGGCCGGCCTGGGGCGGGCCACCGCCTTCGAGCTGTCGCCGGACGGCGTCCGTGCGGCCGTGGTCATCCAGGGCCCCGACGGCGGCCGGCTGTACGTCGGCACCGTGGTCCGTGACGAGGAGGCGGTCAGCGTCCGCGACCTGCGCTCGATCGCCCCCTCCCTGCGCCAGGTCACCGACGTGGCGTGGCGGAGCGCGGACGCGCTGGTCGTCCTGGCCGCCGCCGCAGGGGAGGAGCGCGCCGTGCCCTGGTCGGTCGACGTCGACGGCTGGGCGCTGACCCAGCTGGCCACCGCCGGCCTGCCCGGTGACCGCACCGGCCTGGCCGCCGCGCCGGGCCGCCCGCTGCTGGTCAGCGCCGACGGCACCATCTGGCAGCTGGTCAGCGGCACCTGGGTGACGCCGATCCGCAGCGCCGGACCACTGGCCGGGGCCGCGCCCTTCTACCCGCTCTGA
- the secA gene encoding preprotein translocase subunit SecA has product MVFSKILRAGEGKILRRLSKIADAVDALEGDVVDLTDAELQAKTDEFKARYADGETLDQLLPEAFAVVREASKRTLGQRHYRVQIMGGAALHLGNIAEMKTGEGKTLTGVLPAYLNALSGEGVHVITTNDYLATRDAEWMGRVQRFLGLSVGTIVSGQAPQQRREQYLADITHGTNNEFGFDYLRDNMAWSKGDLVQRGHAFAIVDEVDSILIDEARTPLIISGPAESSARWYGEFARIAPLMKRDRHYEVEESKRTVAITEEGVEFVEDQLGIDNLYEAANTPLISYLNNALKAKELFKKDQQYIVSNGEVLIVDEFTGRVLAGRRYNEGMHQAIEAKERVQIKDENQTLATITLQNYFRLYDKLSGMTGTAQTEAAELHQTYGLGVVPIPTNRPMVRADEPDLIYKTEKAKFDAVVDDIAERHEAGQPVLVGTASVEKSEVLDTLLKRRGIPHNVLNARHHAQEASIIARAGRLNAVTVATNMAGRGTDIQLGGNAEVIADEALRAQGLTPTETPEEYEAAWDDALAAAKEQVKAEHDQVAEAGGLYVLGTERHESRRIDNQLRGRSGRQGDPGESRFYLSLGDDLMRRFNGPMLENMMNTLRVPDDQPIEHKMVSRAIRSAQTQLEQQNHEVRKDVLKYDEVLNRQRTVIYAERRKVLDGEDLHVQVRSMVDDVVAAYVDGATEIGYAEDWDLEQLWTGLKALYPVGLDRQELLDRVADGDQAALTADVLKDELLADVHRAYEERESGLGEQVMRELERRVLLSVLDRKWREHLYEMDYLRAGIHLRAMANRDPVVEYQREGYDMFNAMLDGIKEESVGFLFNLEVKTKEQQQAEARAKQAQSEAEALARAQAGTQRVLARQAAAAAAQAAASTAATATAAQAPASTDGDGAAPAPAASAPAAAAPSADGNGAPSANGTGAGPDGGAGDGAGTASSARRTRKPAPAAATVTAPEAPAAAAVPGAPDGGPELQVKGLDAPKQEQLTYSAPSLDQSAKDAGRPKAAKSATVTGTRETPRNAPCPCGSGKKFKQCHGAAGNA; this is encoded by the coding sequence GTGGTGTTCTCCAAGATCCTGCGTGCCGGTGAGGGCAAGATCCTCCGCCGTCTGTCCAAGATCGCCGATGCGGTCGACGCCCTCGAGGGCGACGTCGTCGACCTCACCGACGCCGAGCTGCAGGCCAAGACCGACGAGTTCAAGGCGCGCTACGCCGACGGGGAGACCCTCGACCAGCTGCTGCCCGAGGCGTTCGCGGTGGTCCGCGAGGCCAGCAAGCGCACGCTGGGCCAGCGGCACTACCGGGTCCAGATCATGGGCGGCGCGGCGCTGCACCTGGGCAACATCGCGGAGATGAAGACCGGTGAGGGCAAGACCCTGACCGGTGTGCTGCCGGCCTACCTCAACGCGCTGTCCGGCGAGGGCGTGCACGTCATCACCACCAACGACTACCTGGCCACCCGCGACGCGGAGTGGATGGGCCGGGTCCAGCGCTTCCTGGGTCTGAGCGTCGGCACCATCGTCTCCGGCCAGGCCCCGCAGCAGCGGCGGGAGCAGTACCTCGCCGACATCACCCACGGCACGAACAACGAGTTCGGCTTCGACTACCTCCGCGACAACATGGCCTGGTCCAAGGGCGACCTGGTGCAGCGTGGGCACGCCTTCGCCATCGTCGACGAGGTCGACTCGATCCTCATCGACGAGGCCCGGACGCCGCTGATCATCAGCGGGCCGGCCGAGTCCAGTGCCCGCTGGTACGGCGAGTTCGCCCGCATCGCCCCGCTGATGAAGCGCGACCGGCACTACGAGGTCGAGGAGAGCAAGCGGACGGTCGCCATCACCGAGGAGGGCGTGGAGTTCGTCGAGGACCAGCTGGGCATCGACAACCTCTACGAGGCGGCCAACACCCCGCTGATCAGCTACCTGAACAACGCCCTGAAGGCCAAGGAGCTGTTCAAGAAGGACCAGCAGTACATCGTCAGCAACGGCGAGGTGCTCATCGTCGACGAGTTCACCGGCCGCGTGCTGGCCGGCCGTCGCTACAACGAGGGCATGCACCAGGCCATCGAGGCCAAGGAGCGGGTGCAGATCAAGGACGAGAACCAGACCCTCGCCACGATCACCCTGCAGAACTACTTCCGGCTCTACGACAAGCTCTCCGGGATGACCGGCACGGCGCAGACCGAGGCCGCCGAGCTGCACCAGACCTACGGGCTGGGCGTGGTGCCGATCCCGACGAACCGGCCGATGGTCCGGGCCGACGAGCCCGACCTGATCTACAAGACCGAGAAGGCCAAGTTCGACGCTGTCGTCGACGACATCGCCGAGCGGCACGAGGCCGGCCAGCCGGTGCTCGTCGGCACCGCCAGCGTGGAGAAGTCCGAGGTGCTGGACACGCTGCTGAAGCGCCGGGGCATCCCGCACAACGTGCTCAACGCCCGCCACCACGCGCAGGAGGCGTCGATCATCGCCCGGGCCGGGCGGCTCAACGCGGTCACCGTCGCCACCAACATGGCCGGTCGCGGCACCGACATCCAGCTCGGCGGCAACGCCGAGGTCATCGCCGACGAGGCGCTGCGGGCCCAGGGGCTCACCCCGACCGAGACCCCCGAGGAGTACGAGGCCGCCTGGGACGACGCGCTCGCCGCGGCCAAGGAGCAGGTCAAGGCCGAGCACGACCAGGTCGCCGAGGCGGGGGGTCTCTACGTGCTGGGCACCGAGCGGCACGAGAGCCGCCGGATCGACAACCAGCTGCGCGGACGCTCGGGCCGGCAGGGCGACCCGGGCGAGTCCCGGTTCTACCTGTCGCTGGGCGACGACCTGATGCGCCGGTTCAACGGGCCGATGCTCGAGAACATGATGAACACGCTGCGCGTCCCCGACGACCAGCCGATCGAGCACAAGATGGTCAGCCGGGCCATCCGCTCGGCGCAGACGCAGCTGGAGCAGCAGAACCACGAGGTCCGCAAGGACGTCCTCAAGTACGACGAGGTGCTCAACCGCCAGCGCACGGTGATCTACGCCGAGCGCCGCAAGGTGCTCGACGGCGAGGACCTGCACGTGCAGGTGCGCAGCATGGTCGACGACGTCGTCGCCGCCTACGTCGACGGGGCCACCGAGATCGGCTACGCCGAGGACTGGGACCTCGAGCAGCTGTGGACCGGGCTCAAGGCGCTCTACCCGGTGGGCCTGGACCGGCAGGAGCTGCTGGACCGGGTGGCCGACGGCGACCAGGCGGCGCTGACCGCCGACGTGCTGAAGGACGAGCTGCTCGCCGACGTGCACCGCGCCTACGAGGAGCGGGAGTCCGGGCTGGGTGAGCAGGTGATGCGCGAGCTGGAGCGGCGGGTGCTGCTCAGCGTGCTGGACCGCAAGTGGCGCGAGCACCTCTACGAGATGGACTACCTGCGGGCCGGCATCCACCTGCGCGCGATGGCCAACCGCGACCCGGTCGTGGAGTACCAGCGCGAGGGCTACGACATGTTCAACGCGATGCTCGACGGGATCAAGGAGGAGTCCGTCGGCTTCCTGTTCAACCTCGAGGTCAAGACCAAGGAGCAGCAGCAGGCCGAGGCACGGGCGAAGCAGGCGCAGTCCGAGGCCGAGGCGCTGGCCCGCGCGCAGGCCGGCACCCAGCGGGTGCTCGCCCGGCAGGCCGCCGCCGCGGCCGCCCAGGCCGCGGCCAGCACGGCCGCCACCGCGACGGCCGCGCAGGCCCCGGCGTCCACCGACGGGGACGGCGCCGCGCCGGCCCCCGCGGCGTCCGCTCCCGCGGCCGCGGCGCCCAGCGCGGACGGGAACGGTGCGCCGTCGGCGAACGGCACCGGCGCCGGGCCGGACGGCGGTGCGGGTGACGGGGCGGGGACGGCGAGCTCGGCCCGCCGCACCCGCAAGCCCGCGCCGGCGGCCGCCACCGTGACGGCCCCGGAGGCCCCGGCCGCTGCGGCGGTGCCCGGCGCCCCCGACGGAGGGCCGGAGCTGCAGGTCAAGGGTCTGGACGCCCCGAAGCAGGAGCAGCTGACCTACAGCGCGCCGAGCCTGGACCAGTCCGCCAAGGACGCCGGGCGGCCGAAGGCGGCCAAGTCCGCGACGGTCACCGGCACCAGGGAGACCCCGCGCAACGCCCCCTGCCCCTGCGGCTCGGGCAAGAAGTTCAAGCAGTGCCACGGCGCGGCCGGCAACGCCTGA
- a CDS encoding GNAT family N-acetyltransferase yields the protein MLDVSGIDLTTEVVRTERLVLRPYRPDDVDAVLAACQDPDIGRWIPAVGPAYGRDDAVAWVTREAPAERAAGTGLTVAIEADGEFVGSTGVHRIGQHPLGPEVGYWIAAGARGRGYAAEAAHAMAEWALGLGASRVYLVADVGNTGSQSVARRAGFTQEGVLRSYLHYADGRAADAALFSRLPGD from the coding sequence GTGCTGGACGTCAGCGGCATCGACCTGACCACCGAGGTGGTGCGCACCGAGCGGCTGGTGCTGCGGCCCTACCGACCCGACGACGTCGACGCGGTGCTGGCCGCCTGCCAGGACCCGGACATCGGTCGCTGGATCCCCGCGGTCGGTCCGGCGTACGGCCGGGACGACGCGGTCGCCTGGGTGACCCGGGAGGCACCGGCCGAGCGCGCGGCGGGCACCGGCCTGACCGTCGCCATCGAGGCGGACGGGGAGTTCGTCGGGTCGACCGGCGTGCACCGCATCGGCCAGCACCCGCTGGGCCCGGAGGTCGGCTACTGGATCGCCGCCGGGGCGCGGGGACGCGGCTACGCCGCTGAGGCGGCCCACGCCATGGCCGAGTGGGCGCTGGGCCTGGGCGCCTCCCGGGTGTACCTGGTCGCCGACGTCGGCAACACCGGCTCGCAGTCGGTCGCCCGCCGGGCCGGGTTCACCCAGGAGGGCGTGCTCCGCTCCTACCTGCACTACGCCGACGGCCGGGCCGCGGACGCCGCGCTGTTCTCCCGGCTGCCCGGGGACTGA
- the mtrB gene encoding MtrAB system histidine kinase MtrB, whose product MSTVRPAPTAPPATGPDPAPRATVPAKRPPSTTQRLRRGLARRARRFRRKALVGSWRLARRVLQAWRSSLQLRVASITVVVAGAVVVVVSLVLFRQITDQLLGVKEQAAIDQSLNGIPFAQSEVSGIATSDSASVRSALARTVRGLQERGGAAGDFNVVMLYRSGDFERPAVSRRDVYPALPADLRAEVATGSQAYRYAPVPNDEGEPVPTLLVGAPVLTDAGAGEQVELYFAFPLDQEQESLDLIRSTVVISGTALVLFVVGIGVLVTRLVVDPVRRAAGSAQRLAEGHLEERLAVRGEDELARLATSFNAMADSLQRQITQLEALSQLQQRFTSDVSHELRTPLTTVQMAAAVLHDARQEFDPAVARSAELLQAELNRFEVLLSDLLEISRYDAGAAVLEAEAQDLRRLVEQTVDGMTALADLHACDLRVELPATPVVAEVDGRRIERVLRNLVGNAIEHGTGRPVELTLAASGSAAAITVRDHGVGLSSADAQHVFDRFWRADPSRVRTVGGSGLGLSISLEDARLHGGWLQVWGQPGQGAQFRLTVPLTAGESLTSSPLPLRPAAPRRTEDAP is encoded by the coding sequence GTGAGCACCGTCCGACCCGCCCCGACGGCGCCGCCGGCGACCGGGCCGGACCCGGCGCCCCGGGCGACCGTGCCGGCGAAGCGGCCGCCGAGCACCACACAGCGGCTGCGGCGCGGCCTGGCCCGCCGGGCGCGGCGCTTCCGGCGCAAGGCGCTGGTCGGCAGCTGGCGGCTGGCCCGCCGGGTGCTGCAGGCGTGGCGGTCCTCGCTGCAGCTGCGGGTCGCCTCGATCACCGTGGTCGTCGCGGGTGCGGTGGTGGTCGTCGTCAGCCTGGTGCTGTTCCGCCAGATCACCGACCAGCTGCTGGGCGTGAAGGAGCAGGCGGCGATCGACCAGTCGCTCAACGGGATCCCGTTCGCCCAGTCCGAGGTCAGCGGGATCGCCACCAGTGACTCCGCCAGCGTGCGGTCCGCGCTCGCCCGCACCGTCCGGGGGCTGCAGGAGCGCGGTGGCGCCGCGGGTGACTTCAACGTCGTGATGCTCTACCGCTCCGGTGACTTCGAACGGCCGGCGGTCAGCCGGCGCGACGTCTACCCGGCGCTCCCGGCCGACCTGCGCGCGGAGGTGGCGACCGGGTCGCAGGCCTACCGCTACGCGCCGGTGCCCAACGACGAGGGCGAGCCGGTGCCCACCCTGCTGGTCGGCGCGCCGGTGCTCACCGACGCGGGGGCGGGGGAGCAGGTCGAGCTGTACTTCGCCTTCCCGCTGGACCAGGAGCAGGAGAGCCTGGACCTGATCCGCAGCACCGTGGTGATCAGCGGCACCGCCCTGGTGCTGTTCGTGGTGGGCATCGGGGTGCTGGTCACCCGCCTGGTCGTCGACCCGGTGCGGCGCGCCGCCGGCAGCGCCCAGCGCCTGGCCGAGGGACACCTGGAGGAGCGCCTGGCCGTGCGTGGCGAGGACGAGCTGGCCCGGCTGGCCACCAGCTTCAACGCGATGGCCGACAGCCTGCAGCGCCAGATCACCCAGCTCGAGGCGCTGTCCCAGCTGCAGCAGCGCTTCACCTCCGACGTGTCGCACGAGCTGCGCACCCCGCTGACGACGGTGCAGATGGCGGCGGCCGTGCTGCACGACGCCCGCCAGGAGTTCGACCCGGCGGTGGCCCGCTCCGCGGAGCTGCTGCAGGCCGAGCTCAACCGCTTCGAGGTGCTGCTGTCGGACCTGCTGGAGATCAGCCGCTACGACGCCGGTGCGGCGGTCCTGGAGGCCGAGGCACAGGACCTGCGGCGACTGGTCGAGCAGACGGTCGACGGGATGACCGCGCTGGCGGACCTGCACGCCTGCGACCTGCGCGTCGAGCTGCCGGCCACGCCGGTGGTGGCCGAGGTCGACGGCCGGCGGATCGAGCGGGTGCTGCGCAACCTGGTGGGCAATGCGATCGAGCACGGCACCGGGCGCCCGGTCGAGCTGACCCTGGCCGCCTCCGGCAGTGCGGCGGCGATCACCGTGCGGGACCACGGCGTCGGGCTGAGCAGCGCCGACGCCCAGCACGTCTTCGACCGTTTCTGGCGCGCCGACCCCTCGCGGGTGCGCACCGTGGGCGGCAGCGGGCTGGGGCTGTCGATCAGCCTGGAGGACGCCCGGCTGCACGGCGGCTGGCTGCAGGTCTGGGGTCAGCCGGGGCAGGGGGCCCAGTTCCGGCTGACCGTGCCGCTGACCGCGGGGGAGTCGCTGACCAGCAGCCCGCTGCCGCTGCGCCCGGCCGCGCCGCGCCGGACGGAGGACGCCCCGTGA
- a CDS encoding pyridoxamine 5'-phosphate oxidase family protein: protein MDDAYGPGLVAFLTERHLATLTTLRADGTPHVVPVGVTFDPDTGTARVITSGTSMKARHVLAGQQRVAVCTVDGRRWATLEGTAVVREDAASVADAESRYARRYKQPRPNPARVVIEIAVDRVLGNADRLTPPSTEA from the coding sequence GTGGACGACGCCTACGGACCGGGACTGGTCGCGTTCCTCACCGAGCGCCACCTCGCGACCCTCACCACCCTGCGGGCCGACGGCACACCGCACGTCGTCCCGGTCGGGGTCACCTTCGACCCGGACACCGGCACCGCACGGGTGATCACCTCGGGCACGTCGATGAAGGCCCGGCACGTGCTCGCCGGGCAGCAGCGGGTGGCCGTGTGCACCGTCGACGGACGGCGCTGGGCGACGCTGGAGGGGACGGCGGTGGTGCGCGAGGACGCCGCATCGGTCGCCGACGCCGAGTCCCGCTACGCCCGCCGCTACAAGCAGCCCCGCCCCAACCCGGCCCGGGTGGTCATCGAGATCGCGGTGGACCGGGTGCTGGGCAACGCCGACCGCCTCACCCCGCCGTCGACGGAGGCGTGA
- the hpf gene encoding ribosome hibernation-promoting factor, HPF/YfiA family translates to MEIVVRGRNVEVPEHFRTHVEDKVGQLERFDGKLIRIDVELLHEKNPRQAANCQRVEITLRGKGPVARAEACAPDFYAALELAVDKLENRLRRANDRRRVHHGRRTPASVRLDGASDAPVEEMLTASPADLGGNAPDLEPNGAPLVTDLDEHLPGRIVREKVHAATPMHVDQALYEMELVGHDFFLFLCADTGQPSVVYRRHAFDYGLIRLGATVPGADVSGADAASGGDTVASTERQPATV, encoded by the coding sequence ATGGAGATCGTGGTCCGTGGACGCAACGTCGAGGTGCCCGAGCACTTCCGCACGCACGTCGAGGACAAGGTCGGCCAGCTCGAACGCTTCGACGGCAAGTTGATCCGCATCGACGTCGAGCTTCTGCACGAGAAGAACCCGCGCCAGGCAGCCAACTGCCAGCGCGTGGAGATCACGCTCCGCGGCAAGGGCCCCGTGGCCCGTGCCGAGGCGTGCGCCCCCGACTTCTACGCCGCGCTCGAACTCGCGGTGGACAAGCTGGAGAACCGCCTGCGGCGGGCGAACGACCGCCGTCGCGTGCACCACGGCCGCCGGACGCCGGCGAGCGTCCGGCTGGACGGCGCGTCCGACGCGCCGGTGGAGGAGATGCTGACCGCCAGCCCGGCGGACCTCGGCGGGAACGCCCCCGACCTCGAACCCAACGGCGCGCCGCTGGTCACCGACCTCGACGAGCACCTGCCCGGCCGGATCGTGCGCGAGAAGGTGCACGCGGCCACGCCGATGCACGTCGACCAGGCCCTGTACGAGATGGAGCTCGTGGGCCACGACTTCTTCCTGTTCCTGTGCGCCGACACCGGGCAGCCGTCGGTGGTCTACCGCCGGCACGCCTTCGACTACGGGCTGATCCGGCTCGGCGCCACCGTGCCGGGGGCCGACGTCTCCGGCGCCGACGCGGCGAGCGGCGGGGACACCGTGGCGTCGACGGAACGGCAGCCGGCCACCGTCTGA
- the mtrA gene encoding MtrAB system response regulator MtrA, producing the protein MPGASRGRVLVVDDDAALAEMLGIVLRREGYEPAFVSDGARAVATFQQVRPDLVLLDLMLPGRNGLQICADIRTQSTVPVIMLTAKGDTIDVVQGLEAGADDYVTKPFKPVELVARVRAQLRRGETGQAESLSIGDVLIDVPAHQVTRDGVPIALTPLEFDLLVALARKPRQVFTRELLLEQVWGYRHAADTRLVNVHVQRLRAKVERDPEKPEVVLTVRGVGYKAGPP; encoded by the coding sequence ATGCCAGGAGCCAGTCGCGGCCGCGTGCTGGTCGTCGACGACGACGCCGCCCTCGCCGAGATGCTCGGCATCGTGCTGCGGCGCGAGGGCTACGAACCCGCCTTCGTCTCCGACGGCGCCCGTGCGGTCGCCACCTTCCAGCAGGTCCGGCCCGACCTGGTGCTGCTGGACCTGATGCTGCCCGGGCGCAACGGCCTGCAGATCTGCGCCGACATCCGCACCCAGTCGACCGTGCCGGTGATCATGCTGACGGCCAAGGGCGACACGATCGACGTCGTCCAGGGCCTGGAGGCCGGCGCCGACGACTACGTCACCAAGCCGTTCAAGCCGGTGGAACTGGTCGCCCGGGTCCGTGCCCAGCTGCGCCGCGGGGAGACGGGGCAGGCGGAGAGCCTGTCCATCGGCGACGTGCTGATCGACGTCCCCGCGCACCAGGTGACCCGGGACGGCGTGCCCATCGCGCTGACCCCGCTCGAGTTCGACCTGCTGGTGGCGCTGGCCCGCAAGCCGCGTCAGGTGTTCACCCGCGAGCTGCTGCTGGAGCAGGTCTGGGGCTACCGGCACGCCGCGGACACCCGGCTGGTCAACGTGCACGTGCAGCGGCTGCGGGCCAAGGTCGAGCGCGACCCGGAGAAGCCGGAGGTCGTGCTGACCGTCCGTGGCGTCGGCTACAAGGCCGGGCCCCCGTGA